The following proteins come from a genomic window of Methylorubrum populi:
- a CDS encoding heparinase II/III domain-containing protein, whose amino-acid sequence MDQNDERAGAAASDADGGPEGATVLLPAAPRYAGGAGPGGREGLHRIAPNHRFSRVGLRFSALSPGRWTCLQFALAFDEGEEAALAVDAAAAGFDFLAADGSSLDLDHVPGLARSLLDPQVAWIPGPELLGAASFRIAFRVPDQATGVVVTLRSWRNTRDFTVADPVLRPGPSDHGPAPRRRRLGGEGVRLCYALAEEIALVLRGQIYAARADEHAARVRLVYRDRAGAEIAPPYDNAVSVPGLGAVINLSARPQARRFTLTLRPPPGATAVELCFAVWEDAEDPPEAELIGLLELAFEDDFRLESLCDDELLDAPAFLARLAERIGLPEGPPAAWLASSDPGAAPILARARELRAGPDRSARIEGDDVVLSLAGLPDWTLPEAPDWREDPFRSVAWRLAYQSLAWLLPLAGLPGGAARARAIAAAWSRANPWGQPADGLSLHPAALAPRGDVLGRLIADGDDPARAVIAAEAARHGFALAEIVGQNTLARALHGLQAAAALLALARALPGFAFAAHWDTLARDSLAHGFDALLPEDGAFAEASPVRRLDLLSHGQTIAAALGATEPGPTIRRRVEAALPGLAGLLDPGGRLPPFGDAPAGLDHAGWIARLSSSDRDLVAERDTAPRPEGHTAGMLAMRHDALERGWGHFALTYAAQSPQGHRDCTSFTFATGSRRWIVEGGGAEGVEVGPARHHLLSARAHNVAIPDEREPVAGSGILTAQVALDGAQATRLATTVHGPDDAHARLFVVLEDLTGVAVIDRFVRPGRRLSFEGRLHLLPDTLVAVASPRRALAQQEGRRLDVLAVPLNGQSAGMEAAIGRNDQPHAMHGFCATGTGGLRPTPVLRYAFTGRDIVCGGVVIAADEAAEQRLVRLLAEDAVRRLVET is encoded by the coding sequence ATGGATCAGAACGATGAGCGGGCCGGCGCGGCGGCCTCCGACGCAGACGGCGGCCCCGAGGGCGCGACCGTCCTTCTGCCGGCCGCGCCCCGCTATGCCGGGGGCGCCGGGCCGGGCGGACGCGAGGGGCTGCACCGCATCGCGCCCAACCACCGCTTCTCGCGCGTCGGATTGCGTTTTTCCGCGCTCTCCCCGGGGCGCTGGACCTGCCTGCAATTCGCCCTCGCTTTCGACGAGGGCGAAGAGGCGGCGCTTGCCGTCGATGCCGCGGCGGCGGGCTTCGACTTCCTGGCGGCGGACGGCTCCAGCCTGGATCTCGACCATGTCCCGGGGCTCGCCCGCAGCCTGCTCGACCCGCAGGTCGCCTGGATACCGGGACCGGAATTGCTTGGGGCCGCGTCGTTCCGCATCGCCTTCCGCGTGCCCGATCAGGCGACCGGCGTCGTCGTCACCCTGCGCTCCTGGCGCAACACCCGCGACTTCACCGTCGCCGATCCGGTACTGCGCCCCGGCCCGTCCGACCATGGGCCGGCGCCGCGTCGGCGGCGGCTGGGCGGGGAGGGGGTGAGGCTCTGCTACGCGCTCGCCGAGGAGATCGCCCTCGTGCTGCGTGGTCAGATCTATGCGGCCAGGGCCGACGAGCACGCCGCGCGCGTGCGGCTCGTCTACCGGGATCGGGCGGGAGCGGAGATCGCCCCGCCCTACGACAACGCGGTCTCCGTGCCGGGGCTCGGCGCGGTGATCAACCTCTCGGCCCGGCCCCAGGCCCGCCGCTTTACCCTGACGTTGCGTCCACCGCCCGGTGCGACCGCCGTCGAACTGTGTTTTGCCGTCTGGGAGGATGCGGAGGACCCGCCGGAGGCCGAACTGATCGGCCTGCTCGAACTGGCATTCGAGGACGATTTCCGCCTCGAGAGCCTGTGCGACGACGAGCTTCTCGATGCGCCGGCCTTCCTTGCGCGCTTGGCCGAGCGGATCGGCCTGCCCGAGGGCCCACCCGCCGCGTGGCTGGCGAGCTCCGATCCGGGGGCCGCGCCGATCCTCGCCCGAGCCCGCGAATTGCGGGCCGGGCCGGATCGGAGCGCACGCATCGAGGGCGACGACGTGGTCCTGAGTCTCGCCGGCCTGCCGGACTGGACGTTGCCTGAGGCGCCGGACTGGCGTGAAGACCCGTTCCGCTCCGTGGCGTGGCGCCTCGCCTACCAATCCCTGGCATGGCTGCTGCCGCTCGCCGGGCTGCCGGGCGGGGCGGCCCGCGCCCGGGCGATCGCCGCCGCGTGGTCGCGGGCCAATCCCTGGGGACAGCCGGCCGATGGTCTGAGCCTGCACCCGGCGGCCCTCGCCCCGCGCGGCGACGTGCTGGGGCGCCTGATCGCGGACGGCGATGATCCTGCCCGCGCCGTGATCGCCGCGGAAGCCGCCCGGCACGGCTTCGCGCTGGCCGAGATCGTCGGTCAGAACACTCTGGCCCGGGCTCTGCACGGCCTTCAGGCGGCGGCCGCTCTCCTCGCGCTCGCGCGGGCGCTTCCCGGCTTTGCGTTCGCCGCGCACTGGGACACGCTCGCCCGCGACAGCCTCGCCCACGGCTTCGATGCGCTTCTGCCCGAGGACGGCGCTTTCGCCGAAGCCTCACCGGTCCGGCGCCTCGACCTCCTGAGCCACGGACAGACCATTGCCGCGGCCCTCGGCGCGACCGAACCCGGCCCGACGATCCGCCGCCGCGTCGAGGCGGCCCTGCCGGGGCTCGCCGGACTGCTCGATCCGGGCGGGCGGCTCCCGCCGTTCGGCGATGCGCCCGCAGGGCTCGACCATGCCGGCTGGATCGCCCGGCTTTCCTCGTCCGATCGCGATCTCGTGGCGGAGCGCGACACGGCACCGCGTCCCGAGGGGCACACCGCCGGCATGCTCGCGATGCGCCACGACGCGCTGGAGCGCGGCTGGGGCCACTTCGCCCTCACCTACGCCGCGCAATCGCCGCAGGGGCACCGCGACTGTACCTCCTTCACCTTCGCCACCGGCTCGCGGCGCTGGATCGTGGAGGGCGGCGGCGCCGAGGGCGTTGAGGTGGGGCCGGCACGCCACCATCTCCTCTCGGCCCGCGCCCACAACGTCGCCATTCCGGACGAGCGTGAGCCCGTGGCCGGTTCAGGAATTTTGACGGCCCAGGTGGCGCTCGACGGGGCGCAAGCCACGAGGCTCGCCACCACGGTGCACGGGCCCGACGACGCCCATGCCCGCCTCTTCGTCGTGCTCGAAGACCTGACGGGGGTCGCAGTGATCGACCGCTTCGTCCGGCCAGGACGCCGGCTGTCCTTCGAGGGGCGGCTGCATCTTCTCCCCGACACCCTCGTCGCCGTCGCGAGCCCCCGCCGGGCGCTGGCCCAGCAGGAGGGGCGGCGGCTCGACGTCCTCGCCGTTCCGCTGAATGGGCAATCGGCGGGGATGGAGGCCGCGATCGGCCGCAATGACCAGCCGCACGCGATGCACGGCTTCTGCGCGACGGGAACTGGCGGGCTGAGGCCCACGCCGGTGCTGCGTTACGCCTTCACCGGTCGCGACATCGTCTGCGGCGGCGTCGTCATCGCCGCGGATGAGGCGGCAGAGCAACGGCTCGTGCGGTTGCTTGCCGAGGATGCGGTGCGGCGGCTGGTGGAGACGTGA
- the flgB gene encoding flagellar basal body rod protein FlgB, protein MTTGVYLFDLASQHARYLATRQATIAGNVANANTPGYKARDVMPFAQVLARTGLDMASTASTHMESQGTGIPVREAKAADTWEVLESSSAVSLEQEMLKAGDVSRQHNLDTAVVKSFHRMLMAAVKSGS, encoded by the coding sequence ATGACGACGGGCGTCTACCTCTTCGATCTCGCCTCGCAGCACGCGCGCTACCTCGCGACGCGGCAGGCCACCATCGCGGGCAATGTCGCCAACGCGAACACCCCCGGCTACAAGGCGCGGGATGTGATGCCCTTCGCCCAGGTCCTGGCCCGGACCGGGCTCGACATGGCCTCGACCGCCAGCACCCACATGGAGTCGCAGGGCACGGGCATCCCCGTGCGCGAGGCCAAGGCCGCCGACACCTGGGAGGTGCTCGAATCGTCGAGCGCGGTCAGCCTGGAGCAGGAGATGCTCAAGGCCGGCGACGTCTCGCGCCAGCACAACCTCGACACGGCGGTGGTGAAGTCGTTCCACCGCATGTTGATGGCCGCGGTGAAGAGCGGGTCATGA
- the flgC gene encoding flagellar basal body rod protein FlgC, translating to MIDPLLSASRLASAGLEAQSLRMRVVSENLANAQSTGASPGADPYARKTVTFRAELDRAAGVASVRLREIGTDTAPFRTEHDPASPAADENGNVKLPNVNMLVEMADMREANRSYEANLQVIKQARAMVASVIDLLKS from the coding sequence ATGATCGATCCCCTGCTCTCCGCCTCGCGGCTCGCCAGCGCCGGCCTCGAAGCGCAGTCGCTGCGCATGCGGGTCGTCTCGGAAAACCTCGCCAACGCGCAATCGACCGGCGCGAGCCCGGGCGCCGACCCCTACGCCCGCAAGACGGTGACCTTCCGGGCCGAGCTCGACCGCGCGGCGGGCGTCGCCTCGGTGCGCCTGCGCGAGATCGGCACCGACACCGCCCCATTCCGCACCGAGCACGACCCCGCCAGCCCGGCGGCGGACGAGAACGGCAACGTCAAGCTGCCGAACGTGAACATGCTCGTCGAAATGGCCGACATGCGCGAGGCCAACCGCTCCTACGAGGCGAACCTCCAGGTCATCAAGCAGGCCCGGGCGATGGTCGCCAGCGTCATCGATCTCCTGAAGTCCTGA
- a CDS encoding flagellar hook-basal body complex protein FliE, with the protein MIEALTSLAAFDKVAGTSFAETAPVQKAAFSPAAISGIAGTAPTAPTDFGDVMAQVAASARDAIRGGEATAISGIQGKATAQQVVEAVMSAEQSLQTVVAIRDKVVAAYLELSRMPI; encoded by the coding sequence ATGATCGAAGCCCTCACCTCGCTCGCCGCCTTCGACAAGGTCGCCGGCACCTCCTTTGCCGAGACCGCGCCGGTTCAGAAGGCCGCGTTCAGCCCCGCCGCCATCTCCGGCATCGCCGGGACCGCCCCGACGGCGCCGACCGATTTCGGCGACGTGATGGCCCAGGTCGCCGCCAGCGCTCGCGACGCGATCCGCGGCGGCGAGGCCACGGCGATCTCCGGCATCCAGGGCAAGGCCACCGCCCAGCAGGTGGTCGAGGCGGTGATGTCCGCCGAGCAGAGCCTCCAGACCGTGGTGGCGATCCGCGACAAGGTCGTCGCCGCCTATCTCGAACTCAGCCGCATGCCGATCTGA
- the flgG gene encoding flagellar basal-body rod protein FlgG codes for MRALAIAATGMSAQQLNLEVIANNIANLNTTGFKGARAEFTDLLYQAERQQGAPNQAGQEAVPEGAMLGLGVRAAAIRNLHRQGSLANTGNQLDLAVNGRGYFQITSPAGEINYTRAGSFNKNNAGQLVTMEGYAVDPAILIPANTTQVTINESGQVFAKIDGQVALQNIGQLTLANFANESGLEPLGNGLYRETPASGAPVVGNPGDVSYGKLQQGYLEGSNVDPVKEITSLITAQRAFEMNSKVIQAADEMAGTVSKGIR; via the coding sequence ATGCGCGCGCTCGCCATCGCCGCCACGGGCATGTCCGCCCAGCAGCTCAACCTCGAAGTCATCGCCAACAACATCGCCAACCTGAACACCACCGGGTTCAAGGGTGCGCGGGCCGAGTTCACCGACCTGCTCTACCAGGCCGAGCGGCAGCAGGGCGCCCCGAACCAGGCGGGCCAGGAGGCGGTGCCGGAGGGCGCGATGCTGGGGTTGGGCGTGCGCGCCGCCGCCATCCGCAACCTGCACCGGCAGGGGTCGCTGGCCAACACCGGCAACCAGCTCGATCTGGCGGTGAACGGGCGCGGCTACTTCCAGATCACCAGCCCGGCGGGCGAGATCAACTACACCCGCGCCGGCTCGTTCAACAAGAACAACGCCGGCCAGCTCGTCACCATGGAAGGCTACGCCGTCGATCCGGCGATCCTGATCCCCGCCAACACCACGCAGGTGACGATCAACGAGTCGGGCCAGGTCTTCGCCAAGATCGACGGGCAGGTCGCACTGCAGAATATCGGCCAGCTCACGCTCGCCAACTTCGCCAACGAGTCGGGCCTGGAGCCGCTCGGCAACGGCCTCTACCGCGAGACTCCGGCCTCCGGCGCGCCGGTCGTCGGCAATCCCGGCGACGTCAGCTACGGCAAGCTGCAGCAGGGCTATCTCGAAGGCTCCAACGTCGATCCGGTCAAGGAGATCACCAGCCTGATCACGGCCCAGCGCGCCTTCGAGATGAACTCGAAGGTGATCCAGGCCGCCGACGAGATGGCCGGCACGGTCTCCAAGGGCATCCGCTAG
- the flgA gene encoding flagellar basal body P-ring formation chaperone FlgA, with product MLRKTFLRGLVLAALAAGPAHAAEGMANAELMLPVPTVTIYPGDTIKESMLRMQAYPATYRARTAVIDAAAAIAGRTARRMLLPGEPVPVNAVDDPRLVSRGAPTQMIFEENGLVITAVGAPLQNGGLGETIRVRNTDTNRIILGTVMADGRIRIGAQ from the coding sequence ATGCTCCGCAAGACCTTTCTCCGCGGCCTCGTGCTCGCCGCTCTCGCCGCCGGCCCGGCTCACGCCGCCGAAGGCATGGCGAATGCCGAGCTCATGCTGCCGGTGCCCACCGTCACGATCTATCCCGGCGACACGATCAAGGAATCGATGCTGCGGATGCAGGCCTACCCCGCGACCTACCGGGCGCGCACGGCCGTCATCGACGCCGCCGCGGCGATCGCCGGCCGCACCGCGCGGCGGATGCTGCTGCCGGGCGAGCCGGTGCCGGTCAACGCCGTCGACGATCCCCGTCTCGTCAGTCGCGGTGCACCGACGCAGATGATCTTCGAGGAGAACGGCCTCGTCATCACCGCCGTCGGCGCACCGCTGCAGAACGGCGGCCTCGGCGAGACCATTCGCGTGCGCAACACCGACACCAACCGCATCATCCTCGGCACGGTGATGGCCGACGGCCGCATCCGGATCGGCGCGCAATGA
- the flgI gene encoding flagellar basal body P-ring protein FlgI: MTSLRRLFLAVLLGLLTGLGFAVMTSPVFAAGTRIKDIATLKGVRDNQIFGYGLVTGLQGTGDTLRNAQFTEQSLQSLLDRLGINVRDARLRTRNIAAVMVTADLPPYTGTGSRIDVTVTSMGDATSLRGGTLLMTPLTGGDGLVYAAAQGPLAVSGFSVQGQAEQLTQGVPTAGRIPNGALVEREVPGTFRDLPELVFELKNPDFKTATQISDAINAWSMGAFGRRIASARDQRAVVVMRGRQMAQTRLVAQIGDLTIQPDTPARVVVDQRTGTVVIGRNVTISTVAVTHGNLTVRVTEAPEVSQPEPFSNGQTVVVPRTEVAAREERGKLAILGGSDLQTLVRGLNQVGLKPTDIIAILQAVKTAGALQAELVVQ, from the coding sequence ATGACCTCGCTTCGCCGTCTGTTTCTCGCCGTCCTGCTCGGTCTCCTCACCGGCCTGGGCTTCGCCGTGATGACGAGCCCGGTCTTCGCCGCCGGCACCCGCATCAAGGACATCGCCACGCTGAAAGGCGTGCGCGACAACCAGATCTTCGGCTACGGCCTCGTCACCGGCCTCCAGGGCACCGGCGACACCCTGCGCAATGCGCAGTTCACCGAGCAGTCGCTGCAATCGCTGCTCGACCGGCTGGGCATCAACGTGCGGGACGCCCGCCTGCGCACCCGCAACATCGCCGCCGTGATGGTGACCGCCGACCTGCCGCCCTATACCGGCACCGGCTCGCGCATCGACGTCACCGTGACCTCCATGGGCGACGCCACCTCGCTGCGCGGCGGCACGCTGCTGATGACGCCGCTGACCGGCGGCGACGGCCTCGTCTACGCCGCGGCGCAGGGGCCGCTCGCGGTCTCGGGCTTCTCGGTGCAGGGGCAGGCCGAGCAGTTGACGCAAGGCGTGCCCACCGCCGGCCGCATCCCCAACGGTGCCTTGGTGGAGCGCGAGGTGCCCGGCACCTTCCGCGATCTGCCCGAACTCGTGTTCGAGCTGAAGAACCCCGACTTCAAGACCGCGACCCAGATCTCGGACGCGATCAACGCGTGGTCGATGGGGGCCTTCGGCCGGCGCATCGCCAGCGCCCGCGACCAGCGCGCCGTGGTGGTGATGCGCGGTCGCCAGATGGCGCAGACCCGGCTGGTGGCGCAGATCGGCGACCTGACGATCCAGCCCGACACGCCGGCCCGCGTCGTCGTGGACCAGCGCACCGGCACGGTCGTGATCGGGCGCAACGTCACGATCTCCACCGTCGCCGTGACCCACGGCAATCTCACGGTCCGCGTCACCGAGGCGCCGGAGGTGTCGCAGCCCGAGCCCTTCTCCAACGGCCAGACCGTGGTGGTGCCCCGCACCGAGGTGGCGGCGCGCGAGGAGCGCGGCAAGCTCGCCATCCTCGGCGGCTCCGATCTGCAGACGCTGGTGCGCGGCCTCAATCAGGTCGGGCTCAAGCCCACCGACATCATCGCGATCCTGCAGGCGGTAAAGACCGCCGGCGCCCTCCAGGCGGAGCTTGTCGTCCAATGA
- a CDS encoding MotE family protein, with protein MGGDAPSRLPRITARYRAEIHRGLAALCWLALSGAALAAGGEHADPAKEAAMRALAARDAPKEVSAQDFVAREPAKTGYCANIADAAADARFAWQKEQLAAMERQVEERIKLLEEKRAEYEVWLKRRNEFLAKADESVVAVYAKMRPDAAALQLANMPDEAAAALLTKLNARTASAILSEMEAARAANLARAMSESGRKDAAAPAQKKNQRS; from the coding sequence ATGGGCGGCGACGCGCCTTCGCGCTTGCCTCGGATCACGGCCCGTTACCGGGCCGAGATCCATCGGGGACTGGCGGCCCTTTGCTGGCTCGCTCTCTCCGGCGCTGCCCTCGCCGCCGGCGGCGAGCATGCCGATCCGGCGAAAGAAGCCGCCATGCGCGCGCTCGCCGCCCGCGACGCGCCGAAGGAAGTCTCGGCGCAGGATTTCGTCGCCAGGGAGCCGGCCAAGACCGGCTACTGCGCCAACATCGCCGACGCTGCGGCGGATGCCCGCTTCGCGTGGCAGAAGGAGCAGCTCGCGGCGATGGAGCGGCAGGTCGAGGAGCGCATCAAGCTCCTCGAAGAGAAGCGGGCCGAGTACGAGGTGTGGCTCAAGCGCCGCAACGAGTTCCTGGCCAAGGCCGACGAGAGCGTGGTCGCGGTCTACGCCAAGATGCGGCCCGACGCGGCGGCGCTCCAGCTTGCCAACATGCCCGACGAGGCGGCCGCCGCCCTGCTGACCAAGCTCAACGCCCGCACGGCGAGCGCCATCCTCTCGGAGATGGAGGCCGCGCGGGCGGCGAACCTCGCCCGGGCGATGTCGGAATCCGGCCGCAAGGATGCGGCCGCGCCGGCCCAGAAGAAGAACCAGAGGTCGTGA
- the flgH gene encoding flagellar basal body L-ring protein FlgH codes for MRPALPLAAALLALSLGACQSDLDRLGRPPVLTPIGTGLNAPREPLPTTFGALGGRHSYHSTWSPASAALYQDPRARDVGDVITVSIAINDKAQFDNATERERSQKSFLGFDFGYGVSGLKDSATADTGIRSGTETKGQGSIDRKESLSLSVAAVVTEVLPNGNVVISGSQEVRVNNEVRVLNVAGIVRPRDISRKNTIDYDKIAEARISYGGRGRLTDVQNPTLGQQVFETVAPF; via the coding sequence ATGCGCCCTGCCCTCCCCCTCGCGGCGGCCCTGCTCGCCCTCTCGCTCGGCGCCTGCCAGAGCGATCTCGACCGCCTCGGCCGCCCGCCCGTGCTGACGCCGATCGGCACCGGGCTCAATGCCCCGCGCGAGCCGCTGCCGACCACCTTCGGCGCGCTGGGCGGGCGCCACAGCTACCATTCGACCTGGAGTCCGGCGAGCGCCGCGCTCTACCAGGATCCCCGCGCCCGCGACGTCGGCGACGTCATCACGGTGAGCATCGCCATCAACGACAAGGCGCAGTTCGACAACGCCACCGAACGCGAGCGCAGCCAGAAGAGCTTCCTCGGCTTCGATTTCGGCTACGGCGTCTCGGGCCTCAAGGATTCGGCCACGGCCGATACCGGCATCCGCTCCGGCACCGAAACCAAGGGCCAGGGCTCGATCGACCGCAAGGAATCGCTCAGCCTCTCCGTCGCGGCGGTCGTCACGGAAGTGCTGCCCAATGGCAATGTGGTGATCTCGGGCTCGCAGGAGGTGCGGGTCAACAACGAGGTGCGCGTGCTCAACGTCGCCGGCATCGTCCGCCCGCGCGACATCTCGCGCAAGAACACCATCGACTACGACAAGATCGCCGAGGCGCGCATCTCCTACGGCGGGCGCGGGCGCCTCACCGACGTGCAGAACCCGACGCTGGGCCAGCAGGTCTTCGAGACCGTGGCGCCGTTCTGA
- a CDS encoding flagellar basal body-associated FliL family protein: protein MADAKDGKKSGKGWIGALALVTLVAVGTGGGLGVYLLGSVEKSVDLKKREEADKAVKVLNYTGDLSLRSVGSVVANLAEPTDAWVRIESSVVFKTGALPNPDVTLAEIRADALAYLRTLSMAQIEGANGLQHLREDLNERVAIRTKGAVRELIVESLVVQ from the coding sequence ATGGCGGATGCCAAGGACGGCAAGAAGAGCGGCAAGGGCTGGATCGGAGCGCTCGCCCTGGTCACCCTCGTCGCCGTCGGCACCGGCGGCGGTCTCGGCGTCTACCTGCTCGGCAGCGTCGAGAAGTCGGTCGACCTCAAGAAGCGCGAGGAGGCCGACAAGGCGGTGAAGGTGCTGAACTACACCGGCGACCTCTCCCTGCGCAGCGTCGGCTCCGTGGTGGCCAACCTCGCCGAGCCGACCGATGCCTGGGTACGGATCGAATCCTCGGTCGTGTTCAAGACCGGCGCCCTGCCCAACCCCGACGTGACGCTCGCCGAGATCCGCGCCGACGCGCTGGCCTATCTGCGCACGCTCTCCATGGCGCAGATCGAGGGCGCCAACGGCCTCCAGCACCTGCGCGAGGACCTCAACGAGCGCGTCGCGATCCGCACCAAGGGCGCGGTGCGCGAACTCATCGTCGAATCGCTGGTGGTGCAATGA
- the fliP gene encoding flagellar type III secretion system pore protein FliP (The bacterial flagellar biogenesis protein FliP forms a type III secretion system (T3SS)-type pore required for flagellar assembly.) yields the protein MVRRLTLAAAVLGLTATAALAQGAAPGGVTGVPGLDALLPPGNGAASGRIIQLVALLTVLSLAPGLLVMVTSFTRFAVAFSFLRSGLGLQSTPANLFLVSLALFMTFYVMAPTFDRAWNEGVKPLQENRIGEEEAFGKIVEPFREFMTQHVRPKDLQTFTDLASRNFPKAEAGEKIDLRILIPAFMISELRRGFEIGFLIVLPFLVIDIIVSTIVMSMGMMMLPPTVISLPFKVLFFILIDGWNLLVSGLVRSFF from the coding sequence ATGGTTCGGCGCCTGACGCTGGCTGCAGCCGTGCTGGGACTCACCGCCACCGCCGCCCTGGCGCAGGGCGCGGCACCCGGCGGCGTCACCGGCGTGCCCGGCCTCGATGCGCTGCTGCCGCCGGGCAACGGAGCGGCATCCGGGCGCATCATCCAGCTCGTCGCGCTGCTGACCGTCTTGTCGCTGGCGCCGGGCCTGCTCGTGATGGTGACGAGCTTCACGCGTTTCGCCGTCGCCTTCTCGTTCCTGCGCTCGGGGCTCGGCCTGCAGAGCACGCCGGCCAACCTGTTCCTCGTCTCGCTCGCCCTGTTCATGACCTTCTACGTCATGGCACCGACCTTCGACCGCGCCTGGAACGAGGGCGTGAAGCCGCTGCAGGAGAATCGCATCGGCGAGGAGGAGGCGTTCGGCAAGATCGTCGAGCCGTTCCGGGAGTTCATGACCCAGCACGTGCGCCCGAAGGATCTCCAGACCTTCACGGATTTGGCGAGCCGCAACTTTCCCAAGGCGGAGGCCGGCGAAAAGATCGACCTGCGCATCCTGATCCCGGCCTTCATGATCTCCGAATTGCGCAGGGGCTTCGAGATCGGCTTCCTGATCGTGCTGCCCTTCCTTGTCATCGATATCATCGTCTCGACCATCGTGATGTCGATGGGCATGATGATGCTGCCGCCGACCGTGATCTCGCTGCCGTTCAAGGTGCTGTTCTTCATCCTGATCGACGGCTGGAATCTGCTGGTCAGCGGCTTGGTGCGATCGTTCTTCTGA